One part of the Aestuariirhabdus litorea genome encodes these proteins:
- a CDS encoding metalloregulator ArsR/SmtB family transcription factor codes for MLASNPCPPQASPDAFDLLTRLCKASADPLRLQVLRVLKSNSFGVLELCTIFDVKQSGMSHHLKVLSTAGLVDTRREGNSIFYRRALAEPCDLGAELQSSLFNSLDRTELAPSIQARVDAIQQQRAQSSREFFARHADKFRQQQELIADYGQYAEGARELLLGGNLDRHQLAIEIGPGEGAFLAELAPHFDAVYAIDNAHPMLEKSRAFARQQQLDNVHFIQGTTADGLARELRADAIVINMVLHHVPSPEEMIEQAASLLNPGGRLVITDLCSHDQSWVRDACGDLWLGFEPDEFSDWAQRAGLVAGNSLFLGQRNGFQVQVRRFDKPALPFHEQHSA; via the coding sequence ATGTTAGCCTCCAACCCCTGCCCCCCCCAGGCCTCCCCGGATGCCTTTGACCTGCTCACCCGCCTTTGCAAGGCCAGTGCGGACCCTCTGCGCCTGCAAGTGCTGCGGGTACTCAAGAGCAACTCCTTCGGGGTCCTGGAGCTGTGCACCATCTTTGATGTGAAGCAATCGGGCATGAGTCACCACCTCAAGGTGCTGTCCACCGCCGGCCTGGTCGACACCCGTCGCGAAGGCAACTCCATCTTCTACCGCCGCGCCCTGGCCGAGCCTTGCGACCTTGGCGCCGAACTGCAGTCCAGCCTCTTCAACAGCCTGGACCGCACCGAGCTGGCGCCCAGCATTCAGGCACGGGTGGACGCCATCCAGCAGCAGCGCGCCCAAAGCTCCCGCGAGTTTTTTGCCCGCCATGCCGACAAGTTTCGCCAGCAACAGGAACTGATTGCCGATTACGGCCAGTACGCCGAGGGGGCCCGGGAGCTGCTGCTGGGCGGCAACCTGGACCGCCACCAGCTGGCCATTGAGATTGGTCCCGGTGAGGGGGCCTTCCTGGCGGAGCTGGCACCCCACTTTGACGCGGTCTACGCCATCGACAACGCCCACCCCATGCTGGAGAAGTCCCGCGCCTTTGCCCGGCAGCAGCAGCTCGACAATGTCCATTTTATCCAGGGCACCACTGCCGACGGCCTGGCCCGCGAACTCAGGGCTGATGCCATCGTCATCAACATGGTGCTGCACCATGTGCCCTCGCCGGAAGAGATGATTGAGCAGGCCGCCAGCCTGCTGAATCCCGGCGGTCGACTGGTGATCACCGACCTCTGCTCCCACGACCAGAGCTGGGTTCGCGATGCCTGCGGGGATCTCTGGCTGGGCTTCGAGCCCGACGAATTTTCCGACTGGGCGCAGCGCGCCGGGTTGGTCGCGGGAAACAGCCTCTTTCTGGGGCAACGTAACGGTTTCCAGGTGCAGGTGCGTCGCTTCGACAAACCGGCACTCCCTTTTCATGAACAGCACTCTGCTTAG
- the ahcY gene encoding adenosylhomocysteinase — protein MSTFTDYKVADLSLASWGRKEIDIAETEMPALMALRAKYADSKPLAGARIMGCIHMTIQTAVLIETLIALGAEVRWSSCNIFSTQDHAAAAIAAAGIPVFAWKGETEEEFWWCIEQTIQKAGADWGANMILDDGGDLTQILHEKYPAVLANCHGISEETTTGVHRLLEMLDEGSLKVPAINVNDSITKSKNDNKYGCRHSLNDAIKRGTDHLLSGKKALVVGYGDVGKGSAASLRQEGMIVRVTEIDPICAMQACMDGFEVVSPYIDGINTGELDCVNRALLSNTDLIVTTTGNTNVCDKNMLQALKTGAVVCNIGHFDNEIDTAFMREHWEWDEVKPQVHKVYRDRAAKDYLILLSEGRLVNLGNATGHPSRVMDGSFADQVLAQIYLWEKKFADLPEAERAANVYVKVLPKKLDEEVARHMVEGFGGVITRLTDAQANYIKVDVEGPYKSDDYKY, from the coding sequence ATGAGCACGTTTACCGATTACAAGGTCGCCGACCTCTCCCTGGCCAGCTGGGGACGCAAAGAGATTGACATTGCAGAAACCGAGATGCCGGCCCTGATGGCGCTGCGCGCCAAGTACGCCGACAGCAAGCCCCTGGCGGGTGCCCGCATCATGGGTTGTATCCACATGACCATCCAGACCGCAGTGCTGATCGAAACCCTGATCGCCCTCGGTGCCGAGGTGCGCTGGTCCTCCTGCAACATCTTCTCGACACAGGATCATGCCGCTGCCGCCATCGCCGCCGCCGGTATCCCCGTGTTCGCCTGGAAGGGTGAGACCGAGGAGGAGTTCTGGTGGTGCATCGAGCAGACCATCCAGAAGGCAGGCGCTGATTGGGGTGCCAACATGATCCTCGATGACGGCGGCGACCTGACCCAGATTCTGCACGAAAAATACCCGGCCGTGCTGGCCAACTGCCACGGCATCTCCGAGGAGACCACCACTGGCGTTCACCGCCTGCTGGAGATGCTGGACGAAGGCAGCCTCAAGGTACCGGCCATCAACGTCAATGACTCCATCACCAAGAGCAAGAACGACAACAAGTACGGCTGCCGCCACAGCCTCAATGACGCCATCAAGCGCGGTACCGATCACCTGCTGTCCGGCAAAAAGGCGCTGGTAGTGGGTTACGGCGACGTCGGTAAGGGCTCCGCTGCCTCCCTGCGCCAGGAGGGTATGATCGTGCGGGTCACCGAGATTGACCCGATCTGTGCCATGCAGGCCTGCATGGATGGCTTCGAGGTGGTGTCCCCCTACATCGACGGCATCAATACCGGCGAGCTTGACTGTGTTAACCGCGCACTGCTCAGCAACACTGACCTGATCGTCACCACCACCGGTAACACCAATGTGTGCGACAAAAATATGCTGCAAGCACTGAAGACCGGAGCGGTGGTGTGCAACATCGGCCACTTTGACAACGAGATCGACACCGCCTTTATGCGCGAGCACTGGGAGTGGGACGAGGTCAAGCCGCAGGTCCACAAGGTCTACCGGGATCGCGCCGCCAAGGACTACCTGATCCTGCTGTCCGAGGGGCGCCTGGTCAACCTGGGCAACGCCACCGGTCATCCCTCCCGGGTGATGGACGGCTCCTTTGCCGATCAGGTGCTGGCCCAGATCTACCTGTGGGAGAAGAAATTTGCCGACCTGCCCGAAGCCGAACGCGCTGCCAACGTCTACGTCAAGGTACTGCCCAAGAAGCTCGATGAAGAGGTGGCCCGCCATATGGTCGAAGGTTTTGGAGGGGTGATCACCCGTCTCACCGATGCCCAGGCAAACTACATCAAGGTCGATGTGGAAGGCCCCTACAAAAGCGACGACTACAAGTACTGA
- the metK gene encoding methionine adenosyltransferase, with protein sequence MSEYAIFTSESVSEGHPDKMADQISDAILDAIISDDPHARVAVETLVKTGMAVIAGEVRTSTYVDLEDVVRDVILDIGYNSSEVGFDGASCAVLNAIGKQSHDIAMGVDEGDNKDLGAGDQGLMFGYATNETEVLMPAPIFYSHRLVERQAQLRKKNVLPWLRPDAKSQVTLRYENGQPVAIEAVVLSTQHDANIKQADLREAVLEEIIKPVLPAEWLHAGTRFHINPTGQFIIGGPVGDCGLTGRKIIVDTYGGAARHGGGAFSGKDPSKVDRSAAYAGRYVAKNIVAAGLADRCEIQVSYAIGVAEPTSIAVNTFGTGKLSDEAISTLVREHFDLRPQGLIDMLDLRRPIYRPTAAYGHFGREGDNFTWEKTDKAAELAKAL encoded by the coding sequence ATGAGCGAATATGCGATTTTTACCTCCGAGTCGGTGTCCGAGGGACATCCCGACAAGATGGCGGACCAGATCTCCGATGCCATCCTCGACGCCATCATCTCTGACGACCCCCACGCGCGCGTCGCCGTTGAGACCCTGGTCAAGACCGGTATGGCGGTAATCGCCGGCGAGGTCCGCACCTCCACCTACGTCGATCTGGAGGATGTGGTCCGGGACGTGATTCTCGACATCGGCTACAACAGCTCCGAGGTGGGTTTTGACGGCGCTTCCTGCGCCGTACTGAACGCCATCGGCAAGCAGTCCCACGACATTGCCATGGGTGTTGACGAGGGTGACAACAAGGACCTGGGCGCCGGCGACCAGGGGCTGATGTTCGGCTACGCCACCAATGAGACCGAGGTGCTGATGCCCGCCCCGATCTTCTACTCGCACCGGCTGGTGGAACGCCAGGCCCAGCTACGCAAGAAAAATGTATTGCCCTGGTTGCGCCCCGACGCCAAGAGCCAGGTTACCCTGCGCTACGAAAACGGCCAGCCGGTGGCCATCGAGGCGGTGGTACTTTCCACCCAGCACGATGCCAACATCAAGCAGGCCGACCTGCGTGAAGCCGTACTGGAGGAGATCATCAAGCCTGTCCTGCCCGCCGAGTGGCTGCACGCGGGCACCCGCTTCCACATCAACCCCACCGGCCAGTTCATCATCGGCGGACCCGTGGGTGACTGCGGCCTGACCGGGCGCAAGATCATCGTCGACACCTACGGCGGTGCCGCACGCCACGGAGGTGGAGCTTTCTCCGGCAAGGACCCCTCCAAGGTTGACCGCTCAGCCGCCTACGCCGGACGCTACGTTGCCAAAAACATCGTGGCCGCGGGCCTCGCGGACCGCTGCGAAATCCAGGTCTCCTACGCCATCGGCGTAGCGGAGCCCACCTCTATCGCCGTCAACACTTTCGGCACCGGCAAGCTCAGCGACGAGGCGATCAGTACCCTGGTGCGCGAGCACTTCGACCTGCGCCCCCAGGGACTGATCGACATGCTTGACCTGCGTCGCCCGATCTACCGTCCCACCGCGGCCTACGGCCACTTCGGCCGCGAAGGCGACAACTTTACCTGGGAAAAGACCGACAAGGCTGCCGAGCTGGCCAAGGCGCTCTAA